Genomic segment of Streptomyces sp. NA02950:
GGCGCCGAGCGCGATGCCGTACAGCGCCTGGGAGACCGAGTCGTGCAGTTCGCGTGAGATCCGCTGCCGTTCCTCGCGCACCACCTTCTCCTGGGTGGCCGTGCGCAGCCGGTCCCGCTCCACCGCGCACACCGCGTGCCCGGCGATCACCTCCAGCACGGTGAGATCGGCGTCGGTGGGGTCGCGGCCCGCGGGGAAGTGGCAGCACATCGCCCCGATCGCGGTGCTCTCGCACAGCAGCGGCCAGGCGGCCACCGCGCCCCGGGCGGGGCCGTCACCGGCGGTGCCGCCGCTGCCGCCGTGGATCACGGGCGCGGCTCCGGCGATCGCCTCCAGCGCGGGTCGGCGCGAGGGCGGGGTGTGGCCGTGGCCGCCGCCCGCCATCCGCAGCGTCACCCCCGGGCCCGGCTCCAGCAGATAGACGGTGCAGCTCGCGGCGCCGGTACGGGCCACCGCGCCCGCGGCCAGGGAGTCCAGGGTGCGCCGTACCGAACCGTGTCCGGCGGCGGTCGAGGCCAGACGGCGCAGATGGTCCCGGTGACGGATCCGGGCGACCGCGTGCCCGGCGGCCGGGGCGAACCGCTCGACGGTCCGCACATCGCCGCGGGTGAGCCGGCGTCCGCCGGGCCGGCTGGCCACCTCGATCACCCCCACCGGCTGGCCGCGCACCACCAGCGGCGCGTCCAGCACCGAGGTCAGGGCCGTGTCGTGGGGGACCCGGCGGTAGCGGGGCGGGCGCCGTTCGCCGCCGGACAGGGTGGACCGTCCGGCGCGGATGGCCTGGCGGGCGGGGGCGGAGCCGCCGGGGGTGAGCGGCCCGCTCGGGGTGACCGCCGGGGCGCCGTCGGTGACCCGTACCGCGAGCACGTCGCCGGGTTCCAGCACCATCACCCGGGCCATGTCGGCGCCGAGCGCCCCGCGCAGTCCGCGGGCGATCAGCCGCAGCACCGCGTCGCCGGTCTCCCCCGCCAGGAGGCGTTCGGTGATCTCGGCGAGTGCCGCCGCCGCGCGGCGCCGCCGGGCGATCCGGATCCGGTACGTGCCGATCACGCCGACCACCACTGCTCCCTCGTGGACGTCGCTTCCAGCGCCTCGGGCGGGTTGATCTCACCGGCCGGGACCAGGCCCGACTGCACCGCGTAGACCGCGGCCTGGGTCCGGCTGTGCACGCCCAGCTTGGTCAGGATGTGGCTGACGTAGGTCTTCACCGTCTGCTGGCCGATCCGCAGATCGCGGGCGATCTCCTTGTTGGCCTTGCCGCGGGCGAGCATGGTCAGCACCTCGGTCTCCCGCTCGGTGAGCTGTTCCGGGCCGCTGGGGTCCCTGACCTGGCCCATCAGCCGGGAGATCGCGGCGGGGGAGACATGGATCTGGCCCGCGGCGGCGGCCTTCACCGCGCTTCTGAGGTCATCGGCCTCGGCGTTCTTCAGCAGGAAGCCGATGGCCCCGGCCCGCACCGCGCCCATCACCATGGCGTCGTCGAGCGAGCTGGTCAGCGCCACCACCTCGACCTCGGGCAGGTCCTGGCGGATCTCCGCGGTGGCCGAGACCCCGTCCATCACCGGCATCAGCAGGTCCATCAGCACGACGTCGGGGCACAGCTCCCGGGCCAGCCGTACGGCCTCCCGGCCGTTGGTCGTCTCGCCGACCACCTTGATGTCGTTGTCGAGCCCGAGGATCATGCGCAGGCCCTGGCGGACCACCGCATGGTCGTCGGCGATGAGAACGCGAAGCGCCACTTGGCTCACCTGCCCGGGGGACGGGACGGTCGCGATCGCCGCGGCGAACGTGATCGTCGGGGCGGACGGGGGACGGAGCCCCGGCTCGGCGGCTGTCGGATCCGCATAAGGATTCGCATGGGAAGGGAACCCGGCTCGATGTGCCCGGAATTCCATCTGACGGGGGACTTTGTCCCCCATTCGGCCCCCGTGTGGCACCGCCCCGTGGGGGGAGGTGGCCCGCAGGGCCGGTCAGCCGGACTCGGGCCGTTCGGGCTGCGCGGGCTTGAAACCGAACTCGGTGGCCTTGGCGACCGCCTCCAGCTGGGAGCGCGCCTCCAGCTTCTCCAGGATCTTGCGCACATGGGTGCGCACGGTGGCGTAGCTGATGCTCAGGTGCTCCGCGACGGCCCGGTTGTCCAGGCCCTGGCTCATCAGCGTGAGGATCTCCTGCTCGCGCTTGGTCAGGGACTCCAGCCGCTCGGTCTGCTCCGCGGAGGACCGGGCGGTCTCCCGGTGCCGGGACAGCACCTCCACCAGGGTGCTGGCCGGGATGAGGGTCTCGCCCTCGGCGGCCGAGCGGATGGCCGCGGCGATCTCGTCGCCGCTCGCCGATTTGAGCAGATAGCCGCAGGCGCCCGCCTCCACCGCGGCCAGCAGCGCCGAATCGCTGGCGTCGGCGCTGAGGATCACGATGGCGGTCGACGGATCGTGGGCCCGGATGCTGGCGGCAGCGTCGGCGCCGGTGCCGTCCGGCAGCCGGAAGTCGACCAGCGCCACATCGGGCCCCAGCTCCTTGGCCATGGGAACGGTCTCGGCGACCGAGTCGGCCCAGCCGACGACCGTCAGGTCCGAGTACTCGGCCAGCAGGGCCCACAGACCCTCGGCGACCACCCGGTGGTCCTCGACGATCAGCACCTTGGTCAGCTCCGCCGGTGCGGTCACGGCTGTATGTCCCCTTCCGGGGGACCCAGGGGGTCGAGGGCGGGCGGCCGGACCTCGCCGAGTGGCACCCAGAACTCCACGGTGGTGCCCGAGCCCGGCGCGCTCTCGATACGGCACCAGCCGCCCGCGATCTGGGCCCGCTCCTGGATCAGCGAGAGGCCGAGATGGCCCGGGCGGGACTCCACCTCCAGCGGGTTGTAGCCCTGGCCGTCGTCGACGATCCGCACCAGACAGCCCTCGTCGAGCCCGAGCAGCTGGACGTGGACCGTCTTCGCCCGGGCGTGCTTGCGCACGTTCATCAGGGCTTCCTGCGCGGTCCGGTAGATCAGCGCCATCGTCTCCGGCGGGGGCTTGACGGTGAGCCGGTCCTCCAGCCGGTAGGTGACCCCGGTCTCGGTGCGTATCTGCTCCAGCAGTCCGCGCAGCGCCCCGGCCAGACAGCCGTGCTCCAGGCTGGAGGGGCGGAGATCGAAGATCAGCTGCCGCAGCCGGCTGAGCGAGAGCTTGAGGGTCTCGTCCAGCTTCTCCATCACCCGCTGCTCCTCGGGGTCCCGCAGCCGACGGCGCAGCTGCTGGAGCCGGAGGCTGGCCGCGGTGATCACCTGGATGGTGTCGTCGTGGATGTCGGCGGCGATCCGCCCGCGCTCGGCCTCCTGGGCGTGGACCAGATGGCTGAGCAGCGCCTGGCGGTCACGGTCGGTGACCTCCAGCAGCTCCAGGCTGCGTTCCAGGACGAATTGGGCGCGCTGCACCTCGGTGATGTCCCGGACGGTGAGGACGGTCAGCAGCCCCTCCTCGGTGCGCAGCGGGCTGATGCTGATGTCGGCCGGGAACTGTTTGGCGTCGCTGCGGCGGCCCACCAGCTCCATGCTGTGGCCGACGGGCTGCTCGAGGGTGTCGTCCCATTCGCGCAGCGAGATGGTGAGCGGCTGGTCGGGGAGGAGCGCCTCGACGGCGCGGCCGATCAGATGGTCGCGGTCGTAGCCGAAGAGGGATTCGGTGCGGTTGTTGGCGGCCTGGATCCGCCCGGCGGAGTCCACGATCACCATCGCGTCCGGGGAGGACTCGATGAGCTGGCGGAACCGGCTCTCGGCGGCCCGCAGCTGGCTGAGGTCGGAGACGAAGACGACGCACCGGGGCCGCTTGCCCTGGAGGTGCCCCCCGCTGAACTGGGCGGCGAACTCGGTGCCGTCCCGGCGGCGGCCGGACATCGCGGACGGTGCGGTGAAGACCCTGCCGATCAGCTGCTCGGAGGCGGCCCGGAAGCGTTCGGGGACCAGGTCCCGCAGCCGCTTGTCGCGCAGTTCGGCCGAGCTGTAGCCGAACATGTGCCGGACGTGGGCGTTGGCGTACTCGATCCGGCCGCGGGAGCCGAGGACCAGGACACCGCACGGGGCGTGGCCGAGGAGTTCGAGGTAGGACTCCTCGAGGCGGCTGCTCACCAGGTCCTCGAAGCGCCAGGAGGCGCGGTCGGCGCGGCGCATCGGTTCGGCGCAGTCGGCGAGCAGTTCGGCGGACATGCTGAACTGGTCGCGCGCGGCCCGGGTGATCGCTTCGAGGATCTCCTCGGCCGGGGTGCCCTTGACCAGGTAGCCGCTGGCTCCGACGGCGAGCATGTTGAGGACGGTCTCGCGGTCGCCGTGGGCGGACAGCGCGACCACCCGGGCGTCGGGGACCTGGTCGCGGATGGCGCGGACACTGCCCGGGGCGTCGCCCTTGGGCATATGTACGTCCATGATCACGACCTTGGGGCGGTGCTCGACCGCCGCGCGCACGGCCTGCTCGTGGTTGATGGCCAGCCCGACGAGTTCCAGGTCCGGGTGGGAGTCGATGAGGTCCGCGAGTGCCTCCCGGACGGCCGGGTCGTCATCGGCCACCACAACGTCGATCCGGTTGTCGCCCATCGCTACCCACCTCCCTTGAGGACGGCACCCTGGAGCTCGCGGGGCTCGAGTTCATCGCGGCGGCAGTGCGCCAGTGACGGCATGACCGCGGCCAGCGGCGCGACCAGCACGTTGTAGTGGCTTCCGATGCGGTCGCACACGGCGACGGCCGCCGCCGCGTCCCACACCGCGGCCCAGAAGGCCCAGTCGTGCCGGTGGTGGTGCTGCGCCTTGTCCAGGGCGGCCCGGCGGGCCACCGAGGCGGCCACGAGGATCCGGTACCGCTCCACATCGGTCGT
This window contains:
- a CDS encoding response regulator transcription factor — its product is MALRVLIADDHAVVRQGLRMILGLDNDIKVVGETTNGREAVRLARELCPDVVLMDLLMPVMDGVSATAEIRQDLPEVEVVALTSSLDDAMVMGAVRAGAIGFLLKNAEADDLRSAVKAAAAGQIHVSPAAISRLMGQVRDPSGPEQLTERETEVLTMLARGKANKEIARDLRIGQQTVKTYVSHILTKLGVHSRTQAAVYAVQSGLVPAGEINPPEALEATSTREQWWSA
- a CDS encoding histidine kinase, which produces MVGVIGTYRIRIARRRRAAAALAEITERLLAGETGDAVLRLIARGLRGALGADMARVMVLEPGDVLAVRVTDGAPAVTPSGPLTPGGSAPARQAIRAGRSTLSGGERRPPRYRRVPHDTALTSVLDAPLVVRGQPVGVIEVASRPGGRRLTRGDVRTVERFAPAAGHAVARIRHRDHLRRLASTAAGHGSVRRTLDSLAAGAVARTGAASCTVYLLEPGPGVTLRMAGGGHGHTPPSRRPALEAIAGAAPVIHGGSGGTAGDGPARGAVAAWPLLCESTAIGAMCCHFPAGRDPTDADLTVLEVIAGHAVCAVERDRLRTATQEKVVREERQRISRELHDSVSQALYGIALGARTARELLERDLAGPAGPAELAEPIDYIRRLADVAIAETRSLLCELRPESLEAEGLVAALTRHVEALRDRYGIAAEARLGDEPETTPEAKHALFRIAQESLHNVAKHSRARNVTLHLLSGPGTVTLTVADDGVGFDCQGSFPGHLGLLSMRERAREVGGTLNVDSRPGQGSRIRATVPTGS
- a CDS encoding PAS domain S-box protein, giving the protein MGDNRIDVVVADDDPAVREALADLIDSHPDLELVGLAINHEQAVRAAVEHRPKVVIMDVHMPKGDAPGSVRAIRDQVPDARVVALSAHGDRETVLNMLAVGASGYLVKGTPAEEILEAITRAARDQFSMSAELLADCAEPMRRADRASWRFEDLVSSRLEESYLELLGHAPCGVLVLGSRGRIEYANAHVRHMFGYSSAELRDKRLRDLVPERFRAASEQLIGRVFTAPSAMSGRRRDGTEFAAQFSGGHLQGKRPRCVVFVSDLSQLRAAESRFRQLIESSPDAMVIVDSAGRIQAANNRTESLFGYDRDHLIGRAVEALLPDQPLTISLREWDDTLEQPVGHSMELVGRRSDAKQFPADISISPLRTEEGLLTVLTVRDITEVQRAQFVLERSLELLEVTDRDRQALLSHLVHAQEAERGRIAADIHDDTIQVITAASLRLQQLRRRLRDPEEQRVMEKLDETLKLSLSRLRQLIFDLRPSSLEHGCLAGALRGLLEQIRTETGVTYRLEDRLTVKPPPETMALIYRTAQEALMNVRKHARAKTVHVQLLGLDEGCLVRIVDDGQGYNPLEVESRPGHLGLSLIQERAQIAGGWCRIESAPGSGTTVEFWVPLGEVRPPALDPLGPPEGDIQP
- a CDS encoding response regulator transcription factor — protein: MTAPAELTKVLIVEDHRVVAEGLWALLAEYSDLTVVGWADSVAETVPMAKELGPDVALVDFRLPDGTGADAAASIRAHDPSTAIVILSADASDSALLAAVEAGACGYLLKSASGDEIAAAIRSAAEGETLIPASTLVEVLSRHRETARSSAEQTERLESLTKREQEILTLMSQGLDNRAVAEHLSISYATVRTHVRKILEKLEARSQLEAVAKATEFGFKPAQPERPESG